One window of Aliarcobacter lanthieri genomic DNA carries:
- the sufB gene encoding Fe-S cluster assembly protein SufB, whose protein sequence is MSDNQQIHDILNKDYKLGFETLVQSDTFEKGLNEDVIRAISAKKEEPQWLLDFRLKAYKKWLTMEEPTWTNLKFPKIDYQDYAYFSAPKRALNSLDEVDPEILKTYEKLGIPLEEQKMLAGVAVDAVFDSVSVKTTYQEELEKLGIIFCSISEAAHRFPDLVKTYLASAVPVSDNYFACLNSAVFTDGSFVYIPPNTRCPMELSTYFRINALNTGQFERTLIICDEGSYVSYNEGCSAPSRDERQLHAAVVELCALKNGHIKYSTIQNWFPGDEEGKGGILNFVTKRGLCKGENSKISWTQVETGSSITWKYPSCVLQGDNSVGEFYSVAITSKAQQADTGTKMIHLGKNTKSTIISKGISAMKGVNAYRGLVRVGKNADNARNISECDSLLIGHKCQAHTYPYHEIRNSSANIEHEATTSKISDEQLFYLNQRGIDEEDAIAMIVNGFCKEVLKELPMEFAAEAKELLNISLEGSVG, encoded by the coding sequence ATGAGTGATAATCAACAAATACATGACATTTTAAACAAAGATTATAAACTGGGATTTGAAACTTTAGTTCAAAGTGATACATTCGAAAAAGGTTTAAATGAAGATGTTATACGGGCGATAAGTGCAAAAAAAGAAGAACCACAATGGCTTTTAGACTTTAGATTAAAAGCTTATAAAAAATGGTTAACTATGGAAGAGCCTACTTGGACAAATCTTAAATTCCCAAAAATAGATTACCAAGATTATGCATACTTTTCAGCACCTAAAAGAGCTTTAAATTCTTTAGATGAAGTTGATCCAGAGATTTTAAAAACTTATGAAAAACTAGGGATTCCACTAGAAGAACAAAAAATGTTAGCTGGAGTTGCAGTAGATGCTGTATTTGACTCTGTTTCAGTAAAAACAACTTATCAAGAAGAGCTTGAAAAATTAGGAATTATATTTTGCTCTATAAGTGAAGCAGCGCATAGATTTCCAGATTTAGTGAAAACATATTTAGCAAGTGCAGTTCCAGTTTCAGACAACTATTTTGCATGTTTAAATAGTGCAGTTTTTACAGATGGAAGTTTTGTATATATTCCACCAAATACTAGATGCCCAATGGAATTATCAACTTATTTTAGAATAAATGCTTTAAATACAGGTCAATTTGAAAGAACACTAATAATATGTGATGAAGGAAGCTATGTTTCATATAATGAAGGCTGTTCTGCTCCTTCAAGAGATGAAAGACAGCTACATGCAGCAGTTGTTGAATTATGTGCATTAAAAAATGGACATATAAAGTACTCTACTATTCAAAATTGGTTTCCTGGTGATGAAGAAGGAAAAGGTGGAATTTTAAACTTTGTAACAAAAAGAGGATTATGTAAAGGAGAAAACTCTAAAATCTCTTGGACACAAGTTGAAACTGGTTCTTCAATTACTTGGAAATATCCATCTTGTGTACTACAAGGAGATAATAGTGTAGGAGAATTTTACTCTGTTGCTATTACTTCAAAAGCTCAGCAAGCTGATACTGGTACAAAAATGATACATCTAGGTAAAAATACAAAATCAACGATTATCTCAAAAGGTATTTCAGCTATGAAAGGTGTAAATGCTTATAGAGGATTAGTACGAGTTGGAAAAAATGCAGACAATGCTAGAAATATATCTGAATGTGATTCACTTTTAATAGGACACAAATGTCAAGCACATACTTATCCTTATCATGAGATAAGAAATAGTAGTGCAAATATAGAGCATGAAGCAACAACATCAAAAATATCTGATGAACAACTATTTTACTTAAACCAAAGAGGGATTGATGAAGAAGATGCAATAGCCATGATTGTAAATGGTTTTTGTAAAGAAGTTTTAAAAGAGTTACCAATGGAGTTTGCAGCAGAAGCAAAAGAGTTATTAAATATTTCATTAGAAGGAAGTGTAGGTTAA